Proteins encoded in a region of the Vicia villosa cultivar HV-30 ecotype Madison, WI linkage group LG5, Vvil1.0, whole genome shotgun sequence genome:
- the LOC131602020 gene encoding protein PLASTID TRANSCRIPTIONALLY ACTIVE 16, chloroplastic-like, producing MVPTLTSNSSLIPTTTHHSKLTFRNPTRFNVYAKKNGGSFPSFGLGKPKDEEKDQSNGSVNSNNNPFGIDFGKLPDVTSLIPVGNSNSSAPGFSFGSPRRKDSSTVFVAGAAGQAGIRIAQTLLREGFSVRAGVPQLGAAQELARLAAQYKIISNEEAKRLNAVQSSFDDADSIAKAIGNASKVVVTIGPTENGPTTEVSTEDALQVIQAAQLAGVGHVAVIYDESVGASTNNVLDGISSFFNNLFSRSQPLSIQEFLQKVIETDVKYTLIKTSLTDDFAPESSYNLVVSGEESTSSNDYKVSKSKIASLVADVFSNTQVAENKVVQVYTDPNAPLKRVDELFSIIPEDGRRKAYAEVLEKAKAEEGARAAAEKEREAADTANKISKQEVQEKAEVAGNGAAVEDILNKAKDFGAGFSWQKFSSQVASSIQKPDEDEKPKVQVATVRGQAKARSLIPKLAVTKQTTPKKSESKPKEEKRKAEVPKEVRKVFGGLFKQETIYIDDD from the exons ATGGTTCCCACTCTTACATCCAATTCTTCTCTCATACCAACAACCACACATCACTCCAAGCTAACGTTTCGAAATCCAACAAGGTTCAATGTCTACGCTAAGAAAAACggaggatcatttccttctttTGGTTTAGGAAAAccaaaagatgaagaaaaagacCAATCAAATGGTTCAGTGAATTCTAATAATAATCCTTTTGGTATCGACTTTGGGAAATTACCTGATGTTACTTCTTTGATTCCTGTTGGGAATAGCAACTCTTCTGCACCAGGCTTTTCGTTTGGGAGTCCAAGGCGGAAGGATTCTTCAACTGTTTTTGTTGCTGGTGCTGCCGGTCAAGCCGGTATTCGCATTGCACAGACTTTGCTTAGAGAAGGGTTTAGTGTTAGAGCTGGTGTCCCTCAACTTGGTGCTGCTCAGGAATTGGCTCGTCTTGCTGCTCAATATAAG ATTATATCAAATGAAGAGGCAAAGCGTCTCAATGCTGTGCAGTCAAGTTTTGACGATGCGGACTCAATAGCGAAAGCGATAGGCAATGCAAGCAAAGTGGTTGTCACAATTGGTCCTACAGAGAACGGTCCAACAACCGAGGTCTCCACGGAAGACGCCTTGCAAGTGATTCAGGCTGCTCAGTTGGCAGGCGTAGGCCATGTTGCAGTTATTTATGACGAAAGCGTCGGGGCATCAACCAACAATGTACTTGATGGTATCTCCTCATTCTTCAACAATCTCTTCTCTCGGTCTCAACCTTTGTCTATTCAAGAGTTCTTGCAGAAGGTGATTGAAACGGACGTCAAATATACGTTGATCAAGACAAGTTTGACCGATGATTTTGCGCCAGAGAGTTCTTATAATTTGGTCGTCTCAGGCGAAGAAAGCACCAGTTCGAACGACTATAAA GTATCAAAGTCTAAGATAGCATCCTTGGTGGCTGATGTCTTCTCCAACACACAGGTTGCAGAAAACAAG GTTGTGCAAGTGTACACTGATCCAAATGCTCCCTTGAAGCGTGTAGACGAACTTTTCAG CATTATTCCggaagatggaagaagaaaagCCTATGCTGAAGTATTAGAGAAAGCCAAAGCGGAGGAAGGGGCCAGAGCGGCAGCTGAAAAAGAACGCGAAGCAGCTGATACAGCAAATAAGATTTCCAAACAAGAAGTGCAGGAGAAGGCAGAAGTAGCTGGAAATGGAGCAGCAGTGGAAGATATCTTGAACAAGGCAAAAGATTTTGGTGCAGGGTTTTCATGGCAAAAGTTCAGCTCACAGGTTGCCAGCTCAATTCAAAAGCCTGATGAGGATGAGAAACCAAAGGTGCAAGTTGCCACAGTGAGGGGACAGGCGAAGGCTCGGAGTCTCATTCCGAAACTAGCAGTGACTAAACAAACAACTCCGAAAAAGAGTGAGAGTAAACCGAAGGAGGAAAAAAGAAAAGCAGAAGTTCCAAAGGAGGTTAGGAAGGTATTTGGTGGCCTGTTTAAGCAAGAGACTATCTATATTGATGATGACTAG